The Candidatus Dadabacteria bacterium genome has a window encoding:
- a CDS encoding transposase, producing the protein MGPVVLAAMIASAWGPIRGRDAKALRCLGGTAPVTRQSGRTKQVIMRRAVCESLVNAFHVLGGIAVIRDP; encoded by the coding sequence GTGGGACCCGTAGTGCTTGCGGCTATGATTGCCTCGGCCTGGGGTCCCATACGCGGCAGAGACGCAAAGGCGCTTCGATGTCTTGGAGGCACTGCCCCTGTGACGAGACAGTCGGGCAGGACAAAGCAGGTTATCATGCGAAGAGCTGTATGCGAGAGCCTCGTCAACGCGTTTCATGTTCTGGGCGGGATAGCCGTAATCCGCGATCCATAG